Proteins co-encoded in one Prunus persica cultivar Lovell chromosome G6, Prunus_persica_NCBIv2, whole genome shotgun sequence genomic window:
- the LOC18775002 gene encoding uncharacterized protein LOC18775002 isoform X1, which translates to MDSDVDVSRWVLELLIRDREKECIAKRVLAVAPFSDQDYRLKKTVLLRTIECDVYDALVSETMLETLEMIEDLDLSQGIATTDSMKAAYLAVATECTVKFLVGLMGKPSGKYLEAVDRIWRGRVGALERSETSQLISAELRQRMDEVEAGVWDLRVSKKLSRMNTRNDALRLVAVYVKEALALMGPPFITWAVRLNVPKEVADLEGDQIAVAKEANVGGGPEAEAQTKNGANVGDRSELEAQTENGANAGDGSELEAQMANAADVGGESELEAQMENGANVGGESELEAQMENGDNVQMASGTNAVDGSELEKEVVNETNAGDGSQLELQTTNGTNAAVESVLEVQMVSGANVGDGSELEAHTVNATNVGSESELEAQLVNVTNLGDGCELQAQRVNEASGSCGFESGPQPMTGVQLREVGARRMPPTMSRDLVLNEMDSGFTNREVLRFGDDQVHDTGVGLPSTNRELVLSLDPTTKDKEIQRSTGLRYKHLAHRRTRGPVRIRDAEDLGTDLSNSKYDSLSTPEVSNAQEALRSSILELQAVVTDPLPDALRVAETIRLDLAMKSVNAGAENLSVEKGAGPVQSHNDNLGNMSVPQSSGKEKDVPTPPVNQGKGTESVQTDDANLGNPSSSNKNNAPRPMTDPLPDALRVAETIRLDLAMKSVNVGAENLSVEIGAGPVQSHNDNLGNVSVPQSSGKEKDVPNPPVNQGKGTESVQTDDVNLGNPSSSNKNNAPRPSLMERNTTAHTYEWDDSIDTSQGAMKDPGRLYLPSPKRNAVSPLKKYENKRFTKRRKAKRWSLLEEDTLRTGVQKYGAGNWKFILNSYREIFEERTEVDLKDKWRNMTR; encoded by the exons GAGCTCCTTATCCGAGACCGCGAGAAGGAGTGCATTGCCAAGAGAGTCCTCGCAGTTGCGCCATTCTCGGACCAAGACTATCGCTTGAAGAAGACCGTGCTCCTCCGAACCATCGAGTGCGATGTTTACGACGCTTTGGTCAGCGAAACGATGCTAGAAACGCTTGAAATGATCGAGGATTTGGATCTTAGCCAAGGTATTGCGACCACGGACTCCATGAAAGCCGCGTACTTGGCCGTGGCCACTGAGTGTACGGTCAAGTTCTTGGTGGGCCTCATGGGAAAGCCGAGCGGGAAGTACTTGGAGGCTGTTGATCGGATTTGGAGAGGGAGGGTTGGGGCTTTGGAGCGGTCAGAGACGAGCCAGCTGATATCTGCCGAGTTGAGGCAGAGAATGGACGAGGTCGAGGCGGGGGTTTGGGATTTGAGAGTGTCGAAGAAGTTGTCAAGGATGAACACGAGGAACGATGCGCTGAGATTGGTTGCGGTATATGTGAAGGAAGCTTTGGCGTTAATGGGACCTCCGTTTATTACTTGGGCTGTAAGATTGAATGTGCCCAAGGAAGTTGCCGACTTGGAGGGTGATCAGATTGCTGTGGCGAAAGAGGCTAATGTGGGTGGTGGGCCTGAAGCGGAGGCGCAAACAAAGAATGGGGCTAATGTGGGTGATAGGTCTGAATTGGAGGCACAAACGGAGAATGGGGCTAATGCCGGTGATGGCTCTGAACTGGAGGCTCAAATGGCGAATGCGGCTGATGTTGGGGGTGAGTCTGAATTGGAGGCTCAAATGGAGAATGGTGCTAATGTTGGCGGTGAGTCTGAATTGGAAGCTCAAATGGAGAATGGGGATAATGTGCAAATGGCTAGTGGAACTAATGCGGTTGATGGGTCTGAATTGGAGAAGGAAGTGGTTAATGAGACTAATGCAGGGGACGGGTCTCAGTTGGAGTTGCAAACTACAAATGGGACTAATGCGGCTGTTGAATCTGTACTGGAGGTGCAAATGGTGAGTGGGGCTAATGTGGGGGATGGGTCTGAATTGGAGGCGCACACTGTTAATGCGACTAATGTGGGTAGTGAGTCTGAATTGGAGGCACAACTAGTGAATGTGACTAATTTGGGTGATGGGTGTGAATTGCAGGCGCAAAGGGTGAATGAGGCTAGTGGGAGTTGTGGGTTTGAATCGGGTCCACAACCGATGACTGGGGTCCAATTGCGGGAAGTCGGGGCAAGGCGCATGCCACCTACTATGAGCCGGGatttggttttgaatgaaatggaTTCTGGATTCACGAACAGAGAAGTGCTCAGGTTCGGTGATGATCAGGTTCATGACACAGGCGTGGGTTTGCCTAGTACGAATAGGGAACTGGTTCTCAGTTTAGATCCAACCACGAAAGATAAAG AAATTCAGAGGAGTACGGGACTTAGATACAAGCACCTTGCTCATAGGCGCACTAGAGGACCGGTTAGGATTCGGGACGCTGAAGATTTGGGCACAGACTTATCAAATAGCAAATATGATTCCCTGTCTACCCCTGAAGTTAGCAATGCACAAGAAGCACTTAGATCCAGTATTTTGGAGCTACAAGCAGTAGTGACAGATCCACTTCCAGATGCTTTACGAGTGGCTGAAACCATAAGATTGGATTTGGCAATGAAATCTGTGAATGCAGGGGCAGAAAATCTCTCTGTTGAGAAGGGTGCTGGACCTGTTCAATCTCATAATGATAATCTTGGAAATATGTCTGTTCCCCAATCtagtggaaaagaaaaggatgtaCCAACTCCTCCTGTCAACCAGGGAAAAGGAACTGAGTCTGTTCAAACAGATGATGCCAATCTTGGAAATCCGTCTTCCAGCAATAAGAATAATGCTCCTCGACCAATGACAGATCCACTTCCGGATGCTTTACGAGTGGCTGAAACCATAAGATTGGATTTGGCCATGAAATCTGTGAATGTAGGGGCAGAAAATCTCTCTGTCGAGATAGGTGCTGGACCTGTTCAATCTCATAATGATAATCTTGGAAATGTGTCCGTTCCCCAATCtagtggaaaagaaaaggatgtaCCAAATCCTCCAGTCAACCAGGGAAAAGGAACTGAGTCTGTTCAAACTGATGATGTCAATCTTGGAAATCCGTCTTCCAGCAATAAGAATAATGCCCCTCGACCTAGCTTGATGGAACGTAATACTACTGCTCATACTTACGAG TGGGATGACTCAATAGATACGTCACAAGGAGCAATGAAAGATCCAGGCAGGCTTTACTTACCTAGCCCAAAGAGGAATGCTGTTTCTCCATTGAAGAAGTATGAGAATAAGAGATTTACTAAGAGAAGAAAAGCTAAGAGATGGAGCTTATTGGAAGAAGACACCTTAAGGACTGGTGTACAGAA GTATGGCGCAGGAAACtggaaatttattttgaatagcTACCGCGAGATATTTGAAGAGAGAACTGAG GTTGATTTGAAGGACAAATGGAGAAATATGACACGGTAG
- the LOC18775002 gene encoding uncharacterized protein LOC18775002 isoform X2, giving the protein MDSDVDVSRWVLELLIRDREKECIAKRVLAVAPFSDQDYRLKKTVLLRTIECDVYDALVSETMLETLEMIEDLDLSQGIATTDSMKAAYLAVATECTVKFLVGLMGKPSGKYLEAVDRIWRGRVGALERSETSQLISAELRQRMDEVEAGVWDLRVSKKLSRMNTRNDALRLVAVYVKEALALMGPPFITWAVRLNVPKEVADLEGDQIAVAKEANVGGGPEAEAQTKNGANVGDRSELEAQTENGANAGDGSELEAQMANAADVGGESELEAQMENGANVGGESELEAQMENGDNVQMASGTNAVDGSELEKEVVNETNAGDGSQLELQTTNGTNAAVESVLEVQMAQRVNEASGSCGFESGPQPMTGVQLREVGARRMPPTMSRDLVLNEMDSGFTNREVLRFGDDQVHDTGVGLPSTNRELVLSLDPTTKDKEIQRSTGLRYKHLAHRRTRGPVRIRDAEDLGTDLSNSKYDSLSTPEVSNAQEALRSSILELQAVVTDPLPDALRVAETIRLDLAMKSVNAGAENLSVEKGAGPVQSHNDNLGNMSVPQSSGKEKDVPTPPVNQGKGTESVQTDDANLGNPSSSNKNNAPRPMTDPLPDALRVAETIRLDLAMKSVNVGAENLSVEIGAGPVQSHNDNLGNVSVPQSSGKEKDVPNPPVNQGKGTESVQTDDVNLGNPSSSNKNNAPRPSLMERNTTAHTYEWDDSIDTSQGAMKDPGRLYLPSPKRNAVSPLKKYENKRFTKRRKAKRWSLLEEDTLRTGVQKYGAGNWKFILNSYREIFEERTEVDLKDKWRNMTR; this is encoded by the exons GAGCTCCTTATCCGAGACCGCGAGAAGGAGTGCATTGCCAAGAGAGTCCTCGCAGTTGCGCCATTCTCGGACCAAGACTATCGCTTGAAGAAGACCGTGCTCCTCCGAACCATCGAGTGCGATGTTTACGACGCTTTGGTCAGCGAAACGATGCTAGAAACGCTTGAAATGATCGAGGATTTGGATCTTAGCCAAGGTATTGCGACCACGGACTCCATGAAAGCCGCGTACTTGGCCGTGGCCACTGAGTGTACGGTCAAGTTCTTGGTGGGCCTCATGGGAAAGCCGAGCGGGAAGTACTTGGAGGCTGTTGATCGGATTTGGAGAGGGAGGGTTGGGGCTTTGGAGCGGTCAGAGACGAGCCAGCTGATATCTGCCGAGTTGAGGCAGAGAATGGACGAGGTCGAGGCGGGGGTTTGGGATTTGAGAGTGTCGAAGAAGTTGTCAAGGATGAACACGAGGAACGATGCGCTGAGATTGGTTGCGGTATATGTGAAGGAAGCTTTGGCGTTAATGGGACCTCCGTTTATTACTTGGGCTGTAAGATTGAATGTGCCCAAGGAAGTTGCCGACTTGGAGGGTGATCAGATTGCTGTGGCGAAAGAGGCTAATGTGGGTGGTGGGCCTGAAGCGGAGGCGCAAACAAAGAATGGGGCTAATGTGGGTGATAGGTCTGAATTGGAGGCACAAACGGAGAATGGGGCTAATGCCGGTGATGGCTCTGAACTGGAGGCTCAAATGGCGAATGCGGCTGATGTTGGGGGTGAGTCTGAATTGGAGGCTCAAATGGAGAATGGTGCTAATGTTGGCGGTGAGTCTGAATTGGAAGCTCAAATGGAGAATGGGGATAATGTGCAAATGGCTAGTGGAACTAATGCGGTTGATGGGTCTGAATTGGAGAAGGAAGTGGTTAATGAGACTAATGCAGGGGACGGGTCTCAGTTGGAGTTGCAAACTACAAATGGGACTAATGCGGCTGTTGAATCTGTACTGGAGGTGCAAATG GCGCAAAGGGTGAATGAGGCTAGTGGGAGTTGTGGGTTTGAATCGGGTCCACAACCGATGACTGGGGTCCAATTGCGGGAAGTCGGGGCAAGGCGCATGCCACCTACTATGAGCCGGGatttggttttgaatgaaatggaTTCTGGATTCACGAACAGAGAAGTGCTCAGGTTCGGTGATGATCAGGTTCATGACACAGGCGTGGGTTTGCCTAGTACGAATAGGGAACTGGTTCTCAGTTTAGATCCAACCACGAAAGATAAAG AAATTCAGAGGAGTACGGGACTTAGATACAAGCACCTTGCTCATAGGCGCACTAGAGGACCGGTTAGGATTCGGGACGCTGAAGATTTGGGCACAGACTTATCAAATAGCAAATATGATTCCCTGTCTACCCCTGAAGTTAGCAATGCACAAGAAGCACTTAGATCCAGTATTTTGGAGCTACAAGCAGTAGTGACAGATCCACTTCCAGATGCTTTACGAGTGGCTGAAACCATAAGATTGGATTTGGCAATGAAATCTGTGAATGCAGGGGCAGAAAATCTCTCTGTTGAGAAGGGTGCTGGACCTGTTCAATCTCATAATGATAATCTTGGAAATATGTCTGTTCCCCAATCtagtggaaaagaaaaggatgtaCCAACTCCTCCTGTCAACCAGGGAAAAGGAACTGAGTCTGTTCAAACAGATGATGCCAATCTTGGAAATCCGTCTTCCAGCAATAAGAATAATGCTCCTCGACCAATGACAGATCCACTTCCGGATGCTTTACGAGTGGCTGAAACCATAAGATTGGATTTGGCCATGAAATCTGTGAATGTAGGGGCAGAAAATCTCTCTGTCGAGATAGGTGCTGGACCTGTTCAATCTCATAATGATAATCTTGGAAATGTGTCCGTTCCCCAATCtagtggaaaagaaaaggatgtaCCAAATCCTCCAGTCAACCAGGGAAAAGGAACTGAGTCTGTTCAAACTGATGATGTCAATCTTGGAAATCCGTCTTCCAGCAATAAGAATAATGCCCCTCGACCTAGCTTGATGGAACGTAATACTACTGCTCATACTTACGAG TGGGATGACTCAATAGATACGTCACAAGGAGCAATGAAAGATCCAGGCAGGCTTTACTTACCTAGCCCAAAGAGGAATGCTGTTTCTCCATTGAAGAAGTATGAGAATAAGAGATTTACTAAGAGAAGAAAAGCTAAGAGATGGAGCTTATTGGAAGAAGACACCTTAAGGACTGGTGTACAGAA GTATGGCGCAGGAAACtggaaatttattttgaatagcTACCGCGAGATATTTGAAGAGAGAACTGAG GTTGATTTGAAGGACAAATGGAGAAATATGACACGGTAG